Proteins from one Podospora pseudoanserina strain CBS 124.78 chromosome 1, whole genome shotgun sequence genomic window:
- a CDS encoding hypothetical protein (COG:S; EggNog:ENOG50), which produces MKFLALSLLATSAAAIDLHLEFAGGCSTSGGGYICYNWNPDSCCSVNAGTFFNSGSFRAIPPQWNIQARGHAPPRCGTIRQQEDSRGRTYVCLGNGPFGGLGYGFNNRKMIRGATVEEKEETETECVQPNVMYLADGTQYNYTAIVEAKLDTVELNEIAKAGASAADIPESFEAFKIVQ; this is translated from the coding sequence ATGAAGTTCCTtgccctctcccttctcgccacctccgccgccgccatcgaccTGCACCTTGAGTTCGCAGGCGGCTGCTCAACTTCAGGAGGCGGCTACATCTGCTACAACTGGAACCCCGACTCGTGCTGCAGCGTTAACGCGGGAACCTTTTTTAACAGCGGCAGCTTCAGAGCCATCCCGCCCCAGTGGAACATCCAGGCGCGCGGGCACGCCCCCCCCAGGTGCGGCACCATTCGCCAGCAGGAGGACAGCCGCGGCCGCACCTACGTCTGCCTGGGCAACGGGCCCTTTGGCGGGCTGGGGTACGGGTTCAACAACAGGAAGATGATTCGCGGCgcgacggtggaggagaaggaggagacggagacAGAGTGCGTGCAGCCGAATGTGATGTACCTGGCTGATGGGACGCAATACAACTACACGGCTATTGTCGAGGCCAAGCTGGACACCGTGGAGCTCAATGAGATTGCCAAAGCTGGCGCGTCGGCGGCGGACATCCCGGAGAGTTTCGAGGCTTTCAAGATCGTGCAGTAG
- a CDS encoding hypothetical protein (EggNog:ENOG503P6A6; COG:S) produces MPLKGYGIWKGTPTKWDGTAKPGHGHITFSDTTPTRLDAAVNIESKSSDSRLVYWVIRDLQPVSATFTHSLQALPRGFHPQKGTLETGSLGLDFLRLNLFRPQDGILLSHNTPGTSHNILDYLNPILNQAVVQKADIYLFGEPYNDKTGIHDIHMNQGNSRQWKKDNGIFQDGGIILAFPDGHWEGIFLAFAVQTYKTDEQGMPVGDTFAKLLGGGKQPGEGDEEEPEPIVGDGIKIEAALVNPHGPDQQPTRGDGETVYLLNRSVTTVDLEGWRIENGSGQSHVLKGVSLAVQSKKGVAVPGVALGNKGGVISLKDNGGKLVHQVKYSRDQAQREGALVYFLQK; encoded by the coding sequence ATGCCCCTCAAAGGCTACGGCATCTGGAAAGGCACCCCCACCAAGTGGGATGGGACCGCTAAGCCCGGTCACGGCCACATCACCTTCTcagacaccacccccacccgcCTAGACGCGGCAGTCAACATCGAAAGCAAGTCTTCCGACTCCCGTCTCGTTTACTGGGTCATCCGCGACCTCCAGCCAGTCTCAGCAACCTTTACCCACTCCCTCCAGGCCCTCCCACGGGGTTTCCACCCCCAGAAGGGCACACTCGAAACCGGCAGCCTGGGCCTTGACTTCCTCCGCCTGAACCTCTTCCGCCCCCAGGATGGCATTCTTCTCTCACACAACACGCCAGGGACGAGCCACAACATCCTCGACTATCTCAACCCAATCCTGAACCAAGCTGTCGTACAAAAGGCGGACATTTACCTGTTTGGCGAGCCGTACAATGACAAGACCGGGATTCATGATATCCACATGAATCAAGGGAACTCGAGACagtggaagaaggacaaTGGAATTTTTCAAGACGGCGGAATCATCCTGGCCTTTCCCGATGGTCATTGGGAGGGCATATTTCTTGCGTTTGCCGTGCAGACGTACAAGACTGATGAGCAGGGCATGCCGGTTGGCGACACGTTTGCCAAGTTGCTGGGTGGAGGGAAGCAGcctggtgagggtgatgaggaagagcCGGAGCCGATTGTAGGAGATGGGATCAAGATTGAGGCTGCGTTGGTCAATCCTCATGGACCGGACCAGCAGCCTACcaggggagatggggagacgGTGTACTTGCTTAATCGTTCTGTGACGACGGTGGACTTGGAGGGTTGGAGGATTGAGAATGGGTCGGGGCAGAGTCATGTCTTGAAAGGAGTGTCTTTAGCAGTGCAGAGCAAGAAGGGAGTTGCTGTGCCCGGGGTGGCGTTGGGTAACAAGGGAGGGGTCATTTCTTTGAAGGACAACGGCGGAAAACTGGTGCACCAGGTCAAGTACTCGAGAGATCAGGCTCAGAGGGAGGGAGCGCTGGTGTATTTCTTGCAGAAGTGA
- a CDS encoding hypothetical protein (EggNog:ENOG503NYQ3; COG:Z), with protein MEASNFQSIRIRLFSCHRYVQVPNTAKITVPAIAQGCPLIVLQQQLRQYGLISDQFITKFAYEEYQTPTALGQSLMVVPRASAVVPGQTNAEPVAIHANHHNMVKYTSREDSGYKTVSRHLKDMANDAIK; from the exons ATGGAGGCATCAAATTTTCAGTCTATAAGAATAAGGCTTTTTAGCTGCCATAGATATGTCCAGGTCCCCAACACCGCAAAGATTACCGTTCCTGCCATAGCTCAAGGGTGCCCATTAATTGTCCTCCAGCAACAATTGCGTCAGTACGGCCTGATCAGCGATCAATTTATAACCAAATTCGCCTATGAAGAGTACCAGACTCCAACTGCCCTCGGCCAGTCTCTGATG GTGGTGCCACGTGCGTCAGCCGTTGTGCCTGGCCAGACTAATGCAGAGCCAGTCGCAATCCATGCCAACCATCACAACATGGTTAAATACACATCAAGGGAAGACAGCGGATACAAGACCGTATCAAGACACCTCAAGGACATGGCAAATGACGCTATCAAGTAG